From the genome of Lentilactobacillus buchneri, one region includes:
- a CDS encoding threonine/serine ThrE exporter family protein yields MANSQQPNAPKKFHLSQNHHMTIPWKSFTTDESVPAKEAGLRERASIVGRVGIVMLSCGTGAWRVRDAMNTVARVLGLTCSADIGLSSLQFTCFINDHSYSQVLALPNTGVNTDKLNSLEHFVSHFERDFGNATVKQIHANISKIEQRPVQYSPLVSGLAAALACSGFIFLLGGGIPEMVCSFIGAGVGQYFRGSMGKQHITTIASISIAVAIACLTYMFSFKIFEANFQILAQHEAGYIGAMLFVIPGFPFITSFLDISKLDMRSGLERMAYAIMITAVAALVGWLVALLFDFRPENFLPLGLSPLVLMLLRIPASFCGVYGFSIMFNSSQKMAMTAGLIGAVANTLRLEMVDLTSVPPAAAAFIAALVAGLIASLVNRYNGYPRISLTVPSIVIMVPGLYIYRAVYNIGLNQISVGALWLTKAALIIVFLPMGLFVARALMDREWRHFD; encoded by the coding sequence ATGGCAAACAGCCAGCAACCAAACGCACCCAAAAAATTCCATTTATCACAAAATCATCATATGACGATTCCCTGGAAATCATTCACGACGGACGAATCTGTCCCCGCCAAAGAAGCCGGCTTGAGGGAACGGGCTTCTATCGTTGGTAGGGTTGGGATTGTCATGCTTTCCTGTGGAACCGGAGCCTGGCGGGTTCGTGACGCAATGAACACGGTGGCCAGAGTGTTGGGGCTGACTTGTTCGGCGGATATCGGCCTGAGCTCACTTCAGTTCACCTGTTTTATCAACGACCACAGTTATTCGCAGGTGCTAGCACTGCCTAATACTGGTGTGAACACAGATAAGCTCAACTCACTGGAACACTTTGTCAGCCATTTTGAACGGGATTTTGGCAATGCGACGGTCAAACAAATTCACGCCAACATCAGCAAAATCGAACAACGACCTGTCCAGTACAGCCCGCTGGTTTCTGGTTTGGCGGCCGCATTGGCCTGCAGCGGTTTTATTTTTTTGCTGGGCGGCGGCATCCCTGAAATGGTTTGTTCTTTCATTGGCGCCGGTGTCGGACAGTATTTCCGGGGGTCAATGGGTAAACAACACATTACCACAATTGCCAGCATTTCCATTGCTGTGGCCATTGCGTGCTTGACTTACATGTTTTCATTCAAAATCTTTGAAGCCAATTTCCAAATTCTGGCTCAACATGAGGCTGGCTATATTGGTGCCATGCTGTTTGTGATTCCCGGCTTTCCGTTTATTACCAGTTTCCTGGATATTTCCAAACTGGACATGCGATCCGGACTGGAACGGATGGCTTACGCGATCATGATCACCGCTGTAGCAGCCTTAGTGGGCTGGCTGGTAGCACTATTATTTGATTTCCGACCAGAAAACTTCTTACCATTGGGACTATCACCACTGGTATTGATGTTATTGCGAATCCCAGCCAGTTTCTGTGGGGTCTATGGATTCTCAATTATGTTTAACAGTTCTCAGAAAATGGCCATGACGGCCGGACTAATCGGCGCGGTGGCTAACACCTTAAGACTGGAAATGGTTGATCTGACGAGCGTCCCACCTGCAGCCGCAGCTTTCATAGCGGCCCTGGTTGCAGGACTGATTGCTTCACTGGTTAACCGGTATAACGGATACCCAAGAATTTCACTGACGGTGCCGTCAATTGTCATCATGGTCCCGGGATTGTACATTTATCGGGCTGTGTATAACATCGGCCTCAACCAAATTAGTGTCGGCGCATTGTGGCTGACCAAGGCTGCTTTGATCATCGTCTTCCTGCCAATGGGCTTGTTTGTGGCAAGAGCGTTAATGGATAGGGAGTGGAGACACTTTGATTAG
- a CDS encoding ACT domain-containing protein, translated as MEKYYIVDSSILPESFDKVIQARQLLESGKVKQVSEAVKVVGISRGTFYKYKDLVFLPEENMMDRKAVISLMLENKRGILSKVLTTISETSASVLTINQNIPIHNIASIVISLDLSHFTGTIDNLLGKIRLVDGASNVQLVSIE; from the coding sequence GTGGAAAAGTATTACATCGTTGATAGCTCGATTCTCCCGGAATCATTTGATAAAGTGATTCAAGCTCGTCAACTATTGGAGAGCGGCAAAGTCAAGCAGGTCAGTGAAGCCGTGAAAGTTGTCGGCATTAGTCGAGGAACTTTCTATAAATACAAGGATTTGGTCTTCTTACCGGAAGAAAACATGATGGACAGAAAAGCCGTTATCTCCCTCATGCTGGAAAACAAGCGAGGGATCTTATCCAAAGTCCTCACGACCATTTCTGAAACCAGTGCCAGCGTGTTGACGATTAACCAAAACATCCCCATCCACAATATTGCCAGTATCGTCATCTCATTGGACCTGAGTCATTTTACCGGAACCATCGATAACCTGTTGGGAAAAATCCGCTTGGTGGATGGGGCCAGTAACGTCCAGTTAGTTTCGATCGAGTAA
- the thrB gene encoding homoserine kinase produces MIKIKVPATSANVGVGFDCLGLAVSYYSTITFDKSSEHLVITGSPKEFQNEDNLVYQAFVKGCSFLDKPVPNVQIDIETNVPVARGLGSSSICVVAGLKAASVWYDDAISVDQLLVLATEMEGHPDNVTPAILGGLCVSFLDDQNQPQVIQYHVSDKLHFVAMIPDYEVSTHAARKVLPTSMSYADVIHQVSHCAAMTKALEIGDSHMIHVACDDRMHEPYRAQLIPDYSQAKNITEQLGGTMYISGSGSTMMAITADEKDADQIAANAKAAFPRWNVRKMAVDSTGVVSEVSERGKVLHR; encoded by the coding sequence ATGATCAAGATCAAAGTGCCCGCAACTAGTGCCAACGTCGGGGTTGGTTTTGACTGCCTGGGTTTGGCAGTGTCCTATTATTCAACCATTACTTTTGACAAGAGCTCGGAGCACTTGGTCATCACCGGCTCCCCGAAAGAATTTCAAAATGAAGACAATTTGGTCTACCAAGCCTTTGTGAAGGGCTGCAGCTTCTTAGACAAGCCCGTTCCAAATGTTCAAATCGACATTGAAACCAACGTCCCCGTTGCCCGTGGACTTGGTAGTTCATCGATTTGTGTTGTGGCTGGCCTAAAAGCCGCCAGCGTCTGGTACGATGACGCAATTTCGGTCGACCAACTGCTGGTCTTGGCCACCGAAATGGAAGGCCATCCGGATAACGTCACCCCGGCCATTCTGGGTGGACTGTGCGTCTCCTTTTTAGATGACCAAAATCAGCCTCAGGTTATCCAATATCACGTCAGTGACAAGCTGCACTTTGTGGCCATGATTCCGGATTACGAAGTCAGCACCCATGCTGCTCGAAAAGTGCTGCCGACATCAATGAGCTACGCAGATGTGATTCATCAAGTCAGCCACTGTGCGGCAATGACTAAAGCACTGGAAATCGGTGATAGCCATATGATCCATGTTGCCTGCGATGACCGGATGCACGAACCGTACCGGGCTCAATTAATCCCCGATTACAGTCAGGCCAAAAACATCACCGAACAATTGGGTGGTACGATGTACATTAGCGGCAGTGGTTCAACTATGATGGCCATCACCGCAGACGAAAAGGATGCCGATCAAATCGCTGCCAACGCAAAAGCGGCCTTCCCAAGATGGAATGTCCGCAAAATGGCAGTCGATTCAACCGGCGTAGTGAGTGAGGTAAGTGAACGTGGAAAAGTATTACATCGTTGA